In Leishmania donovani BPK282A1 complete genome, chromosome 19, the sequence AGGCCCATCAGGTGTTCAGCGGTGGCCAGCAGAATTCGCTGTCGAGCAAGGTCGATGTGTCGGAGGTGGTGGCTCGTGCTCTCATCGACAACCCCACGCAGTTTCTGCACGAGTACGCCGAGCGCTTTGCGGTGGTGAAGACGATGTGGAAAGAGTTCGGGGTGCGAGAgctgtgccgcaccgccaccttCACGACGGAGCGCCTGACAGTGCCGTGGTGGGCTGCTCAAGCGCAGCAGTCGACGCTGCAGCGAAGCTGGGCTGCTGGGACAGCGTCGGCTCTCGCAAAGCAGAGCCAGCCCACCTACACCTCCACCTCTTACTATCTTTcccagcaggagcagcagcaccggggCTACGGAACGGCAGGCAAACTGCCACCCGTTCCGCCGCTGATCATCCATTTGGACAGGACGCTCTACAAGTTGCCAGccgacgcgcaggcgccacGTATCCCGTTCACCCAGTGCCGCTCACGGGGCGACCGGCAGTGCGAGACGTACGAAATAGAGGTGACGAACATTGTGGCCCCGACAGAGCCGAAGGACGTGGTGGCCGAGCTGACGACGGTGCTCAATGGCTTAGGGGTGGAGTGGACCGTTGGGGTGCGCAGCAAACTGGAGCAATATTTTTCCTTGATGGACATGTGAGGCCACTGTCGCCCCAGCCTCCACCTCTACTTCCGCGAAGAGCGCTCGCGCCTGCTCTCTCcccttgtgcgtgtgtgtatgtgtgtgtgcttgcccTCCGCGGCGGCTACAGAACGGAAGCCGACAAGCAAACCAGTGCACCGCACGTACGGTCTTGGCGTGATAGACACATACGTATAtgtgtacacacacacatagatctagacatatatatatatatatgtttgCATAGATGTATATGCATACCTACATGTGCATATttgtatgcgtgtgtacgtgtacgtgtctgtgtgtgtgtgtgtctgctcaGCTCAGacccacctcctccgtctctccgCACCAACACATCCCCGCACGGGCTCctttcttttgttgttgttctgtGTCGCTTACCATGCTGTCTCCCTCTtatgcccccctccctccctctcccctccctctcactccTTCGGCCTTCGATTTGCGTCTCCATTAGCCAAcgcttttttgttgttctcccctcttcttccgtcGTCGTTCCCGCAGTCCCAGCACCCAcgccccttctctctgtccGCCCTGTGCCTTGATCTGCTCTCCTTCACGCGCGACCTCAAGTGTACACGTACTGATATACACGAttccctccaccccaccccctctcacTGCCACACCCGCTCACAGCTCCTTCAGTATGGCCGGCGTCACCAAGGCCGCTGTTGTGGCCAGCCACCCGAAGAAGAATGTGGCAAGTCGCAAGATGAACAAGAAGAGCCGCTCGATGGCCAAGAAGGAGGCCAAAGCGATGCGCGGAGGCACCGCTGATTCCAAGCGTCGTCGTCACTGGCGCCCAGGCACTGTCGCACTGCGCGAGGTGCGCAAATACCAGCACTCGACGGAGATGCTCATCGCGCGTAGCCCGTTCCGCCGTCTCGTGAAGGAGATTATGTCCACCTTCAAGGACACGATGCATATGCGCCACTCCGCCCTCGAGGCGATGCAGGATGCGACGGAAAGCTACCTTGTGAGTTTGCTCAGCGACGCGAATCTGTGCACCATTCATGCCAAACGTGTAACGCTGTACCCCAAGGACCTGCAGCTAGCATTGCGCCTCCGTGGAGAGCGCACGTGAAGAGAGCTTGAAAGATGGggcgagagaaaggggaaaaagTCAGAAAAGGTTCGGGTGAGAATCGTAAACGGGGCGGTGATGCGTGGAACCTGCCTAttcgccgttgccgctttCTTGTCCGTTGTTGGGTTACCCCTCtgtatctctctcttgtgcgcTTCGATCCGTACTTccgacgccatcgccgccgttATCCGTCGCACCGCAACtgttcctctcccctccctctgcgaCACGTGCTCAGCTagatttttttttcacgcTCACCTGCCTTTCGTTGAGCATTTTCTTTTTGTATtcatgtgcgcgtgtgtgtccgcgtactctttttcttctccgcTTTCGCGTTGCGCGTTTCGAGGAGCGGCGGCTCTCCATGTACTCGTCCCatgtctctgtctctctctctcttgctctcttgctctcttcACCCCAGCCGAGCTCGTGAGTATGTGTGTACGCCGGTGCGTCGGTGTGTGGGTTACAGCAGGCAAAACACAGAAAAAGGAAGACGACGTCCCTGTAGCTGCTCGGTGTCCGTTTTTGCTCATCTTGCTGTGTCGgtgcatgtctgtgtgtgtgtgtgtgtatcgaGAGACCGTTTTTTGTTCTGtttctcccttcccttccctccctatctctttccttcctcttctttccaTGTCATGCTTGCATCGATGGCCTCTTCGCCGTCCActcgctgccagcgccgctgccgcattCCATGCCCGTATGTTTGTTTGAGTGTGTGTCTCTGGAGATTTCAGCGAAGATGGAGGGCGTTAAAAAACACCGAcgaaaaaaaacacacacacacacacaacgtgaggcacccacacacgtgcgtgGATCTTTAGACGGTCGCAAAACGTTTTCGTCGCAGGGATGCGCCACGTCTGCAAGGTGTTGCTGGCAGTAGGAAAGAACTCTGCCTGCGCCCCTGTCTTAGCCGCCTCTCttgctgccccccccccttccagTCTTTCGCTGGCTGTGGTGGCTGAGAAAGCCTTAGTGAGTGCTGAGGGGCTCATGCGCACCGTACGCCGCTGTTGCCACCACTTGCAGTGCATTTTGCAGAGACGCCCACCAccgctccccccccctcgtcacggccctccccaccccctcccacccgTGTCTTATTTCCGTGGAGGGGATAGGTTGctgtgtgggagggggtgggggagggtaGGGAGAAAGGCAGGGTGCACCATTGGCGGGCAACGCACCGCCAGCCGCTCCAAGCCGAGCGCATCGATGCCTCTTGACAGTATCGGCGCGCCGACTATTTGGTGATGCGCTGCCTGTCTCCTTCGGAGCGCTTTGGCGTCCGCCTTGTCGTTGCGTGCGGCTTTCTCACTCCCTCCCtggctccctccctcccccccccctctcccactcgCCTTTTCTTCTGCTGACACTCAtttctttcctctccctGTCTTGTTCGGCTGTTTTTTACCGAtgcccacgcacgcgcacaccgcgcGGGTCCTTCCACCTCCTCGACACCGACCCGCACATGCTcgacaacaaaaaaaaaacatgaaCGTAAAGGCTGGTGACGGCCAAACAactccccccctcccctgcctgTCTTTGAGCGCTTCCTCGTTCACCATCAGGGCTGTCACAAGAACGAAAACAAGTGGTAGTCTTTGCTCCTTCTtgccccgccgccacggtcggcaccgccgccagaTACAGCTGTGCGCTCAGAGACCCCCacgcacctccctccccccctccgcgAGCTTGGTTGTGTGCTGAGAGCGACGATTCGGTGCCTGGTCTAGGACGGAAGGAAAAGCACGCCTTCATCTTGACCATTCCCATCAATCTTGTGGACCCGACAAGTTGGGGGCAgcgccgacacacgcacacgcaatCACGCCAGCCTGACGCAGCGGCCGCTatccgccccccccctccttcacTCCACTCCCGGCTCGCTCTAACGACGAGAAGATCGCACGACGCCTGCCCACCGTCACTCCCCTGCTACTCAAGTAAGGCTTGCTAGGCAGAAAAGGCACCAACACAAGCCCACAGAAGAAAGGAAGACGGCGGGAGAGAAGCATGCCCGCATTGACTTCTGCGAAGCCTCGCCGCTCAGCGgtcgtgctgctcgccactgctgccttCGTCATGCTTGTGTGCTTGCTAACCTGCAGTGCAAGCGGTGCAGCGACCGGAAACTCGAGTGGACTGGTGTGGGTGATTCTCACTGACCTCAGCCGCACCACCATGACAGAGGCTTCTCTCTCGGAGGCGATCACGGCCTTCCTGACAAACACATCCGCGACGCACCAGTACCTGAACACTCTCTTCCGCCCTGCACCCATCATCCTCGACACTGGCGGCAATCTCCTCACCGCACTGACACAGATCACCGTCTTGCTGAGTAACCCGCTCACCTTCCCGAGCGTCCTGTTCCTGGCCGAGACGGCCGACGTGTCGGCATCCGTGGTGGATATGCTGCGGCAGAACGACACAACGTCCGACATCCTCATTATCTCCGCCCACTCATCGAACACGCGTCTGTGCGATCCAAAGACGAATCTGCGCACTATGTGCATGGTGCCGCGCGACATGATCAACGTCCGTGGGCTGCTCGAGGTCGTGTCGAATCAGCTGAACTGGTACTCCATGAGCCTGGCCTTGAGCAACGACGACtatggcgacggcgttgcacAGGCCGTCACGTCGGAGGGGCAGACGGCGTCGACAACGGCGACTATTGTGGCGCACGCATTCATGAACGGCGCTGCCTCGACGACAGATGACGATGCGGTCGTCGCATCCCTCATCAAGTACCGCGCGCGGGGCGTGGGTTGCTTCCTGCGGGAAGCAGAGACGCGTcgcctgcacgccgccgTGGAGCGCAACCGCCGTGCCGCCAACAGCGTTTTTCTCATCGCCTCGCGCGAGAGCCTGAATGTGCTTCCAGACCTGACCAGTGACGTCAACGGAACCGCGAAGCCGTGGGGTGCCATCTTCGTCTCTGCCTACACGCCTCCAGCGGAGCTCGTCAGCCAAGGCTTCTTTCCCACGACGCACGGAACCGCCGTGGATGAGTACGGCGCCTTCGTGCTGAGTCACCTCCTCGACGGCCTTCTCATGCTGGACGCTGCGAAGGGGGCGATCGACAACATgtctgcgctgcgcgccgcccgTTTCCGCGGCTACACCGGCAACGTTGCCTTCGACTCGATCTACTACCAGCGCGTCGAGACCGTATTCTCCCTCATCACGGCCAGCCACACGGTGCGCAACCCACTCGTGACGTGGACTCTGAAGAACTACTCGTCagacgcggcgcaggtgaATGCGAACCCAAATGTGACAAGTGCCCTCATCaagacgtcgccgctgcgcacagCAAAGATCTGCATGGCGTCGCCCTCGAACTGCGCGTTCACGCAGATGATGATTTCAATGTTGTTTGTGCTTACGGCCCACAACGAAAACGTCGCAGAcaacgacagcgacagcgtctTCAACTTCTACCCTGTTGCCGTGAGCACGGGCGCTAGCGGCGTCATGGGGCTGGCGTCGTTGATCCCGATAGCTCGCTCGTGTACAGTGCTCACCGGACCGGGCTCCGACGCGGTTGTCATGGCTGTCACCCCTGTGGTGAACGAGTTTCATATCCCGCAGCTCGACTACGCCGTCTCGAACGACTACTTCACCGACAACGTGCACACGTATCCTTACTTCTCGCGGAGCTTGCCAAAGAACACCTTTGCGGATGTGGCGGTGACGCAGCTCTGCGTGCACTACGGGTGGGAACGCGTGATCATCGTCACCTCAAACGACCAGTTCGGCATCTCGCGCGCACAGTCGATGGCGACGAGGATGCAACAGCAGAACCTATACGTGGAGGCGACCTACTACCTCTCCGACGGTAACAACGCCACCGTGGCGGACTGCATGGAGAAGATCTACGCCAAGTTGGTGAGCCGCATCATCATTCTCATCAACCCATTCACGGCTGCACAGGCAGAGACCTTCTTCAGGCTCAGTGATTACCTCACCTACATGCGCCAGTACATCTTCTTTATGGACAGCGCGCtctgccacgccgctgcggcctcggcgaacggcgctgcgctgcgtcaGAAACTGCCGAGCTCCATCTGCATCTACCCCAACGTGACGCAGACCCGCCTGGCGGCACTGAACACTCTCTACACAAGCAGCGACTacgcgacgacgcggcaggAGATGCGCAAGCTCATGAGTGACGGCGGGTTCCTCTCGTCGGTGGAGTCGTGTGACATCAGCTCCATCAGCCCCTACGCTGGCTTCGCCGTGGACGCCGGCTACGTCCTGATAGACTCCGTCTctcgcgccgtcgctgaaAATGTGTCGCTGAATGTCGCCGCCCATCTGCTGCCCTACATCCGCAGCACATCCATTGACAACTTCGCTGGCGACTGCACCATCGACTCCACCGGCAACCGCCTCTACGCGGCCTACTCGATCAACATCCAGCTCTTGAATGGCAGCTCGCTCTTCATCGGCACCTGGAACTCGAAGGCGTCACCGGCGCTGGAAATTACGGAGTGGTCGTTTGTGTGGCTGACGAACAGCACCGCAGTACCGCTCGACACGTTCCGGGATGCTTCCTTCGTCCTCAGCACGGCCTTCTCGGCCTCCCCGGGGGCGATCGTGATTTCCATCCTCGGCTTCATCCTCACCATAGCCGTCTTCTACTTCTGCTACCGCCACTACCGCATGCAGAAACTCGTTGAGCAAGCGTTGGAAGCGAACCAGTTCCCGGTGACggacgaggagctgcgtTGCCTGCGCGGCATCAAGGACGACGTGTAGGTCAcacaagagaagaaagggaggcgatgcgggggtgggagaggggggcgcgATCACATGGATGTGCCAATAAAGCAGACAACGAGAGGAGACATCGATGCACGTGTGCTGGGCAGCGTGTGAAGGTGCCACCTCCTTTTATATTTTTTCCGTTGTGTGTGGCGGTGTGCTGAGTTTTCTGACGATGCTCTTGCCGATGCCTTTCGATGTCTGTGTcgcactccctctctctctctgtgacACCGACACGAGTCGGCGTGCTCGTGTTGTTGGCCGCATTGCCGTGCTCGTTATTACTCGAGTGGCCGTCTTTCTcggtggtcgtggtggtggttggcAAGCCcgcgcgcggtgctgcgcgtggtgcATGTAAGCAAAGAAATTTTGCTCTCTGCCACAACCCCGCgccttgcgctgcgccaccaaCACCACTCTGCTTGTTTAACAACGAGGCTTTCGCTGTCTCTAACGGAAGCCCCTTGCTTGTGCGGGAGAGCCGCTAGTGAGCGTCGTTCTCTACCGCAAGCGCTTGTCCCGTGTGAGTGTGGGCTGTGGCCCTCTCACCACCGCAAAGATGCCCATAGAAAGAAGAGGGTGTCTCACCTGTCCTGGTGCGTGCCCGGTGTCTCTGCGAGACACAGGGCATACCGACTGGAAGGACAGAGCAGGGTCCGCGGAGGGGAGATGCATGGCCCGGAGTGCCGTCGCGTGTATGGCGTGGTCGTCGCCACGTCTCCTGTCCagtgtgtctctctccttcaccCCCTTGCTATCGTTCCCGGCGCTCCTATGCGGACACGGtcatcacctcctcccccccccaccaccacctctactacgaccaccaccgtcgctgcATCTGTTGTTTCTTTATTGAGGGCGAGGGGCTCTTCTGTTTTCGCCATCATTGAGCCCAAAGAAAATAACCGGTGTGTCGAGGGGAGCTTACGTTGCCTCCACgccgtacacgcgcacacccaaGCACCACGAATTGAACCACTCCACTGCCGTTTTcagctcttcctcctctccctttactgtctgcgcacacacacgcacgcacgcacacattgCCTCCGTCGCCTTCCCTGCatccctctgcctctccgcgTGTGTCTGAGCGTACAGCCTGTTCGTCTCTAGTCCGTCACCCGCGGTCAAGCTGCTTGGTTGTGTGGCCGtggatttttttttttcgtttttttccTCGTCTACTAGCGCCGGTTAATTGTTGGTTGGCGATTTCCAGCCGTGCGGCAAGAACTGCACGCCACACCcttacacacacatacacacacgcctgTTATGTCCTGTAGCCTCAGCACCTTTCCTACGACGAGGCAGGCGTGCCCCATCGCCCCTGTGTctgcgctgcgtgcggcAGTGGAGCGGCTACAGCAGCCCGACGCCacggcagctggcgctgtggACACGCGGCGGCCCAACTACCTCCTCGATGTTCCTGTCAGCGCCATCGACGTCGATCGCTGGGAGAAGCGGTGGCAGGAAGCGATGAGTGCggtctcctcgtccttgccTTCTCTGGGCGTGGGCACCAAGGGACAGCTTCACTTCCAGCACGCCTCAATGGCGTACGCAGCGCTCATGACCGCCGATGAAGCGTCAGCCCCGACGaacgcgccgtcgtcgcggcacctggcaccgctgccaccgttTGTGTTCGCCACCGTCAAGACGCTGCCAatgacgcagctgctgaagatGCGCCGACAgtggctgccgcaccgccagcggtTTGCcgtgcaccagcagcgcatggGCTTTCTTGACGCCGTGTTGAGCCACGCTGTCGTGGCCCTCGTCGGCCCGgctggcagcggccgcaCGCTGCAAGTGCCCATCGTGCTCTCGGAGACGGAGGTGctgaagcggcggcggctcatCGTTGTGAGTGCGaatgcagcggcggcgcggctgacgacgctgcgcctgcgcgaggAGCGGGGCGAGGACGTGCAGCACTcccgcaccgtcgccgcagccgtgcccAACCACAACGAAACCACCGAGAGCACCAGCGTCGTAgtcaccaccgccgaggtgatgctgcggcagctcctgTGCGACCCCTGCCTCGAGGACGTCGGATGTGTCGTCTTCGACGACGCCCATCTGCGCAACGAATCGACGGAGTTGTgcctctcgctgctgcgcgatctTTTGGCGGTGCACCAGCAGTGGGAACACCAGCGTGGCGCGCCGGCCAGATCGGCAGTTGCCTCATCATCGAATGGGTCGGCCGCCGGCCCCGATGCAGACACAGCACAGGGCCCCGATGcggcgcggaggcgcaggctGCACATCGTGTTGAACTGCCCTGATGAGGCCTGTGCGACGACGCTACTGTCCTTCCTCGCGCCATCGCGGTGCACGGCGACCACCTTCGTCTTGCAGACGGCCCCGACGCTGGTGACGGCGAATACCACGTTGTACTTGGAGGAGGCCGTGCAGTGGCTGCTCAAAACcgagaaggaggggagcTGCCTTATCAGCGATAGCGCTGCGATGGAGGCGACTCTGGTCTCGTACGCCGAAAACGTGGATGCTGTTGCGCGCATCatggccgccggcgacgcagacTTTGCTCACCCGGCCGCCTTTCGGCGCTACTGGTTGCCGCTCATTCAGCAATGCGTCGATGAGTTTGACAAGGCGGACCGCGGCGTGGCTGGTGCAACCGCTGCGCAAGGCCGGTCGCCGCTCTCGGCGATCGTACTCGTGGCACCCAACAACCACTATGTCCACGTCATCGCCAATGCTGTGCGGGAGGCGCAGCGAACGTCGGCAGagcgcgatgcagcggcgtcgcgggTGTGCACCGCCCTCGCTGAGGATTCACCGTTTTCGTCGTTCCTGACggtcgcgcagcgcacggccGTGAGAGACGCCTGTCAGCGCTGGATCATTGTCGCGACGAGCGAACTTAGTCAGTCGGTGCTGCCCTCCGGCTTGGATGTCGGGCTCGTCGTCGACTGTGCGCGCAACGGCTACACGACGGTGGACACGACTACCATGGCGGACACCGTGGTCATCGAGTACAGCACCAtcgcacagctgcgccaccgccgcaagCTAGCCAagatgacggcgacggcgtcccctgctgctggcggcgacggcagcacgccCGCTTCGCCAGTGGTTATTCAGTTGATCCCTAAGTCTATCCTGCACGgagcgcaccaccgccgccttaGTGCGGACCCCGCCCAACACATCATTTTCCGCCTCCCCTTCAGCCGCTACGTGCAGGTGTATCAGGTGTTGCAGGCAcgggaagaggcggcgctgtcgcagcgcgcggccttctcgctctccgctgccggaggCGCCAACTTGAGCAGTGCGGTTGGTGGTGGACCCTCGATAGCGAGCAAGGTGTCCACCGTCCTTGCGTCGCAGCTCATTGGCGTgcctgctgcgacggcgacgcgttACGAGGCGGTGCGTCGCATCATGGCTTCGGTGGAGTCGTACCTGCGCGCAGCCGGGCACCTCGCCGTCGACCACACCGCTGGCTCCCCGGCGATGGGTCAACTCGTGCTGCAGCCCATGGCCGTGCTTTCCTTGTGTTTGCCTGTGCCTCTGCAGGTGGGGCGACTTCTTATCGTTGGCAGCCTGCTTCGCTCTTCTCTGGCAGCCGTCACGGCGGTGGGGGCgttgtggtgctgcagcgatCTGCTGTCGTTGCAGGGTGCCGGAgctgtgcgcgtggcggACGCGTCGGATGCCGCACGCGAAgctgcggaggagcaggcggcgctctTGACGGAGGCGCGGCTATTCTTTTCGCGCGACTCGCTCAGCGATGTCGTCAGCGCCTTCCACGTGTATCAGATGTGGTGCTCCACGAAGGCCAACCCAGAGGCGGAGCGCGATTTCTTGGCGGAGTGCGGCGTTGCAGGCGAGGTTCTGCAGGCAGTCTTCGACACTCAGGTGCAACTCTGCATGCTCATGCGAACCTatgggctgctgctgcaacccggcgaaggaggcgagaggggtcgcgccggcgctggGGAGTCGGAGGCAGAGAGGACTCTACGGGTGTGCGTGGAAtcggtgcagcagagcacgTCCGAGAGCGTGGCGCAGGTGTCGAGTGCGCTTGGTGGTGCGATGGCGGCCCTGCCGCCGGAGGTGGCCACGAGTCGCGCcctgcacgcgtgcgtcaCGGCCGCGCTGTACCCAAGCTGTGTGGTGCCGaccggcgaggaggggatCGGCCTCGTTTATGATGGCGTTTCCACCTCTagcatcggcggcgccggtggtggcggtgagtCCTCGGGTAGCGGCTCTCCGGCAGCTGGCACAGGTCGCCGTGTGGCGAGTTTCAGCAGCGACTGTGTTCTTGCTGATGCGGTGCAGTGCGCCAAGGCGGCCGGCAGgccgtttctctttctcgccaAGTCGATCGccgacgtggcggcgcgcgaggcagccgtcATGGGCGCGTCGTCTACCGtagccgccaccgtcgtggaGCAGGTCGACCCTTTGCatgaggcagcggcggtggtctTCTGCGGCCACTTCCACGAGCGTCCGCGCAAAGCACCGACGCGTTGCCGCGGGTGGTCGTCGGTGCTGACGAGTCGGTGGCGCGAAActcgacgcgcgcgcgcgttgccgccgGTTTCACAGCTGCCACCGACGTGCATCTCGGTGCAGTCGTACGACACAGTGCACTGCAACCACGTTATCTGCACCATGGACCAGAACCTTTCCCTCACAATGCGGTCAACGTCAGCGAagtggctgcagcagctccgcaccCACGTCGGCGCCTATCTCGCCGCACTGGCGTGTGGGGTCGCCACATCTAACAGTAACGGGTCACTGAAGGAGGCGTCgtccgcggtggcggctgagCTGGCGGAAGCGTGGGAGTGGTGGGAGCGTCGTCATGAGCAGGGCCGCGATtggctgcgcgaggagcggTTGGTCGTGgcacatcagcagcagcaaacggaggcggcggcggctggctACGACAAGCAGGAGcaggcggcgtcggcggccaaggtcgctgcgctgcggcagcgtctctTCGGCTACTACGAGTGGCAGATTCGGCCGGGCACCccggccgccgtcgtcgttccATCGAATGCGGAGCGGCAGGCGTTTGCCAagagcgcagccgcggcagctgcgaagGGGAGTGGCGAGGTCGACAATGGTGacgcaggcgccgctgcagaggaCGACGACCCCATCGCGGAGGGCGCTGGTGGGGTGCAGGCCACGTACTCGGGCAAGGTGCCGCCGGCTGACATTGACCACATCTTCCGTCTCTGCGTCAAGAGTGTGGCCGCCAAGGGCACGCGCGAggccgaggcgcagctgcttcgcgaCAACCCAGACATGTTCGGTTTCCTCAACCCCGAAGACGAGTTCCATGAGTACTACCTGTACTTGCTTCGGCAAGCGGCGCCGGACATGGAGGTGCTCGGCGACAACCTGGAGGAACTCATCGCCTTCCTTGAAGACCTTGAAGCAGAGCTGCGCGGGGAGCTGGGGCTGCCGCACCCGAACGCGGCGGCACAGGAGGACGCCGGGGGAGTCCTGGGCAGGCACGGGAacggcgaagacggcgccTACGGCGCCAGTGCAGCCGGCATTTGGGGCGGCGACATGAATGCTGATGCGAATGGGCAGTGGAACTCCGGCCCGTTTGGCGGCGGCTACGCAGTGCACGACGTTCCTGTCGGTGAGGGTGACGTGG encodes:
- a CDS encoding histone H3 variant, putative; amino-acid sequence: MAGVTKAAVVASHPKKNVASRKMNKKSRSMAKKEAKAMRGGTADSKRRRHWRPGTVALREVRKYQHSTEMLIARSPFRRLVKEIMSTFKDTMHMRHSALEAMQDATESYLVSLLSDANLCTIHAKRVTLYPKDLQLALRLRGERT
- a CDS encoding extracellular receptor, putative is translated as MPALTSAKPRRSAVVLLATAAFVMLVCLLTCSASGAATGNSSGLVWVILTDLSRTTMTEASLSEAITAFLTNTSATHQYLNTLFRPAPIILDTGGNLLTALTQITVLLSNPLTFPSVLFLAETADVSASVVDMLRQNDTTSDILIISAHSSNTRLCDPKTNLRTMCMVPRDMINVRGLLEVVSNQLNWYSMSLALSNDDYGDGVAQAVTSEGQTASTTATIVAHAFMNGAASTTDDDAVVASLIKYRARGVGCFLREAETRRLHAAVERNRRAANSVFLIASRESLNVLPDLTSDVNGTAKPWGAIFVSAYTPPAELVSQGFFPTTHGTAVDEYGAFVLSHLLDGLLMLDAAKGAIDNMSALRAARFRGYTGNVAFDSIYYQRVETVFSLITASHTVRNPLVTWTLKNYSSDAAQVNANPNVTSALIKTSPLRTAKICMASPSNCAFTQMMISMLFVLTAHNENVADNDSDSVFNFYPVAVSTGASGVMGLASLIPIARSCTVLTGPGSDAVVMAVTPVVNEFHIPQLDYAVSNDYFTDNVHTYPYFSRSLPKNTFADVAVTQLCVHYGWERVIIVTSNDQFGISRAQSMATRMQQQNLYVEATYYLSDGNNATVADCMEKIYAKLVSRIIILINPFTAAQAETFFRLSDYLTYMRQYIFFMDSALCHAAAASANGAALRQKLPSSICIYPNVTQTRLAALNTLYTSSDYATTRQEMRKLMSDGGFLSSVESCDISSISPYAGFAVDAGYVLIDSVSRAVAENVSLNVAAHLLPYIRSTSIDNFAGDCTIDSTGNRLYAAYSINIQLLNGSSLFIGTWNSKASPALEITEWSFVWLTNSTAVPLDTFRDASFVLSTAFSASPGAIVISILGFILTIAVFYFCYRHYRMQKLVEQALEANQFPVTDEELRCLRGIKDDV